CATTTTAGATTCCAAACTAAATGAAACAGGCAAGGAAAGATACTTTTTGTGTAAGGATGATGCGATTGAGAATCTGGCATTATAGAAGCTGTTGCTAACAATATATTAAATGGTTGTTTCAGACAGTGAAGATATGGATAAGTTGCAAGCAATGTTTGAGAGTCTGTATCTGGGGTCAGAGTCACAAGATGAAAACAATGGATTGCAAATACCTCAGTCTGAAGAAGAGCGGAAAATTTTAGGTATCGGATGTTTGTTTGACTGCTTTATAGTATCACAGACCACAGAACCATagttaatttctttattcaataaTACCTTTACACTACTGGCTTTTGACTAAAGATGTAGCAGATGAACAGTTTGCCCTGTAGGAGTTTAAACAGTTCACTTATGTTGTCTCTGTTTCTACCTGACAGGAAAAGTGCACTTACATGAGGCAGTTCTAAACCATGAAGAGGGGCTAAGAGTTCATGACCTTTGTAAGCAAATGCGATTGACACATTTCGGGATATTCTACAAAAAGTACACGCAAGGTaagctctgttttcttttcatgatggCAGGATATTGTACTTCACTTGTAAAAATGTtcactaaaatttgtttttaaaattgagcTGAGTTAATGACATTCTCTTTCTGCAAGCAGCTTAGCTGCTGGATGGCATCTcctaatgtttaaaatttcatgCTATATGGCAGGAGTGTCAAACTCAATTGACCagcgggccaaatctcacatcgtacacaaggtggcgggccgaaggttattatttaagtccgataactttttattgaacaccaaaaatgaactttttgttattaattttgtgtaaacaaaatcatacaaaccaaggcttagcagtttttctttttaatttattttgtcagaagtggacgtttcacatcttttcttgacaacaagtttatgtttggagtaagtttctgtgctgtggcgattctcaggatggactgcaagtgtacatcagtaagacgactcctgtgtgatgttttgttgatcttcatcacagagaaaagttgctcacacaaatatgtgctgccaaacatgctcaagattcgagccgcatgtagacgaagctggggcatcgtttgtgggagggaatgagtgaactgtgcagcccccacacagtcgtactttgccttcagtcactcattacactttctttagcttctgttctgcattcaggcttttcaacttgtcccgatgtttagtctcgtaatgccgtctcagattgcattctgtggtcacagctatcgtatctccacaaagtagacactgGTTTAtcgctgatattagtaaacatgtattcagcctcccattggctttgaaagactctgttttcaaaatcagcttttctcttggccattttaacggctagctttaatttgaaatttgattggtattgaaattacaaaaatcccttcactatacagtgtaatgttctcgatctttattaagtaaattaacattaagtaaaagtctttagaaaagtcacaccacgtgcttagctctgatcatctgcctttgttcccgacagatggcgcaccagtacctacgactagcgttaagttcgcacactacacacagctttcaattaattctaataaacaattgcgtgctctgctctgctcagtaatatttgctatgacatgtgatgttattgcatcagtatatgtatgtaaaagaagatataattaggtaaaaaagacacaaatcatcaatacacaagcagcaattatttcaacaccgtggcttgctatttatactcggatacttatctCTTTGGCGGCAGTCATTAACTCTTGACGAccaggaactggacagtcagtattccacagttggcacttatcatccacagtccacgtgtataaTTCACAGTTCATGCACAGTTCGCACATGTAATTCCAGATGGTAGATATATAtaagtccttggagaagctatactcccaccaacttgatctccacaagtttgcttctcacaacttgtcagacagtgatgagtttctactagtctgaggatgagctgcctcatcatacacgtgggtttCCCCTAGTcacctttgatctcggaccgattcagggaagttaacaggtacagtcaaatctctctactatgccaccccgctactatgccactctcggtattatgccacttttgctcggtcccgactataaattcaatgtaaaaaaaaatttactatgccacccctactctcgctactatgccacttttttgtgattgttaaaagacacaagttgtgaaattccgcgcagtgctcgattattatactgtatggtagtgtgggacatggcagttaggtggatggaacatagcacgcacacagggagggtggagggtggcgatgggggtaggtcgctggccgggtgacatccacgtgacagagggagagcgggagggggtcgactagcaacaggatgcaggtgtgcggatgtggttgggaggggtggaggatgaagaggtgagggggagaatgagaggagacagctagcgccagccgactattcttgagagctttggactgacgggtaacttgagcaaataaagccgtttttacgaaccctccgtattatgccaccctcgctactatgccacttttgctcggtcccggtaggtggcatagtagggagatttgactgtactaaaaatcttcgacccacGGCCCGTGTTTAGGCCAGCGTgtcgcgtgtcaaaggtcagatttatgggccccgccttcaccatcccttcaggtcatcaacaggagcggtggtaacttgaccagtgcactgttggtggtctatACAAacacttcactaaactcatctcatctcttgctgtcatcgacgggaacttttctgttgtttaccttctacttgtcgccgggccattaacaatgatttactaaaattcattCGCGGGCCAGGGAAAATTTCCtggcgggccggatctggcccgcgggccgggtgtttgacatcCCTGCAGTAGGCGAAGAACGCTTTGAgtctgagttagcgagaagtaccttagtACCGCAAGGCGctgtggtccgctggaaatagcggctcgcatCACTCAGCGTCCCACCCCacggagttaggtgttaggttttggATAGGTaggtagttgttttgtttggtagttgttttgtacattttgtaaataaatttatgtctttgaactGTAGCACTCGTGTGAGCGTGTTAgtgtcagcgagtgctagtgtgtcgtacGTATGTCTCTGCCGTGTGAACGCGAGTGAGGTTTGTGTACTGTCCATGtatgtagtcgtgacacagcagcagaggaAAGAACACACGAGAGAAGGTCCGGCGGAACTGACGGACGCACCgactgaaaagacactttacgtGTAGTTAGagagtaaagcagggtcttttgttggactccaaggtcggctgaagCTCGGGTGCGTGAAGAGATAGGTATaggtaaaaaaagaacacaacgcgaggcaggtaaaaactagacgacgcacccgactaacgacaGCCAGAATTTTCGTAGagaggaaaattctccttgggaacttccgtcctcttcgaAGGGATCCCTGGAAcgacaaagaggaacggactgatttggcgctaaggtGTAGCATAGGGTGCTAGCGAGAGgtgccggtcagtccggttacacatgtatacattacACATCAGACGAAAATGGTATTAAGGCCAAACTAAACTATCTAGGCTGAGCCAACCTTGCACTTGCAGCCTGGTGGTGTATGCTTGTCAGATCTTGCAGATGAATTATGGTGATCTTACTGCTGAATGCGCCTAATTTTACTGATATCTTGTGATATTTTACTGCAGattggcagttttttttttttggtaagttatttatttgctgtgttAAAGAGAGAAATAGCAGGCCTTTGGTCTTCCAAGAAATGCGTGTTCCCacctgtttttaaatattaataacttGGGATTTGTGCTGATATCTTGTGTGATGTATATTCATCCCCTGCACCAAGCATACTCATCAAGTTCATTTAATTTGTCATAAAGATGGATATGGAAAACTCACAGATGGGTGACAAGGACTCAGGGGAGAATATCCCAAATAACCTTTTGTATGAGAATGGAATGACAGGGTGTTGTTCGCTGTGCTTGCTGAACAGTACTTTCCACAATATTGtgaatcatatttttttcttttgcaaaagttGCTATTTTCTTGATGCAGCTGTAAAATTTTAATGCAATATTTTCAAGTGAAGCAGTTCAAACAATGTTTTGTGCAGTGCGCCATGCATTGTTTTACTCTTTGCGTAGGCACCAGTATATCTTGCAAGTCACTGAAGCCAGCAATATCAGTCTTGTGTGGAGGAGGTAGATAGAAATTTTGCTGATTCTGAAAAGAACTGCAGGGCATTTCATTAGTTATTTTGCCATAACTGTCTATccatctaatcctcttcgtgcatcaggttgcacataaggcctcaaccagagtccaccgatgtcgatcggctgaaacccgctccaggtgaccccatgtccagccctttcctttcatctcccttttcactgttcttctccaagtttcctgtgggcggcctcgttttcttcggccgtctggagtccatcgcagggcgactgtggagaggtctgctgtctgctggtggagcacatgtccaatccatcgccaacgccttcgttgaacctgcgtggtgatggactcggtttcagttcttcggtggagttcttcagtggtgatggtgtttggccaaaagatgttaagtaggTGCCTGATGCATCTGTTGtggaagacatcaagcttgttactgatggttttggtcgtcttccatgattctgatccttaaaggagggtgctgatcacatttgacttgaagattctcagcttgatcttctgactgatgtttgttgccttccatgtgctcctgagtgagccgaaggcgtggctggctttcgcTAGTCAGGCTcaaatctccacctccacatccccggtgtttgacattttggacccaagataggtgaaactgtcaacttcctcaatctcaaCTCCATTtatagtttgatgctgtcttggactctggcgttcactctcatacttttcgttttctttgtgctgaccttcaagccaaggttccagctgtttctgaagaaggctttgtttttcctgcatgtcttggtggcggtgtgacagcagggcaatgtcatcagcaaagtctaagttttccagcgctgttgttgctgtcatagtcatggtccatctgatccctctcctctcactgtcggtggaagtcttcatgatccagtccatggccaggatgaagaggaacggcgacagaatgcagccctgcttcaccccagtactgtcgttgaaggggtctgtgagctccgtgtcacagacaacctgggtaAATCCAACACCCATGTACATCGAATTCCATACACAATCTCACAACTACCCCTAGAGGTGTATGTCAAAAAATATGGCTACTAAATGGGAGGGATCGACCGATCGCACATCAGTTTCAGGTAAACTCAGTAAACTAAGCCACTTCTCCAATACCTCCATTACTTCATTTACGGCCCAGTATACAGACTGTATTCCCCGAGAGTGAGTTTTCTGATTAGAACCTAAAAGACTTTGCATCTCCTGTCGGACACCATGCAGCTTCCCCCTGTCCGACCTATTTCCACTCGCACATCGGTGCATGAGATTTAACCTGTCCACCAGTCGGCGGATTCTGTCAGAGCGGCGTAGAGGTTGCTGCtcttcactgtcgctctctgttgtctcctctctttcatcttcctgctcTACTCCCTCCTGCCGGTTTTCTGCAGGTACCGCGGCTGGAACAAACTCTGGTGCCTCTGGCTTCAACTCGAGACCCACTTTGATGTCTGGAAATTGCACCGGTTCGTCGTCCTCACCATTTCCACAGTCGGGGGTTGTGGCTGCTTCATCTGCACGTTGCCTGAGGttgttgtttctggtggttGCTTCCTGGGCCAGAGGTGGTGCCCAGCCTAGTGCACCCACTGCGAGTAATAGATTCCGATGAAGTGTCCGTTTTGGTCCAGAGCCGTCCTCTCGTTGGACCACATACATGCCTGCAGCTCTTCCCTTGTCGCTTCCCTATGTCCAGGCCAAATGCCAGGTCGACTGGCATTCTTGGGTGCCGTCCGTAGAACAGGTAGGAGGGTGAGAATCCCGTGCTGCTGTGTATTCACGAGTTGTAGGCGTGCACCACAGACTTCAGGTGTTTCCGCCAGTCCTTCTTCTGTTCAGTCTCTAAAGTTCGCAGCATACCGATCAGCGTTCTATTCCACCTTTCCACAGGGTTTCCGCAGGGGTGGTAGGGCGTGGTCTTGCATTTCTGGATTCCGGCCAGGCTGCACAGTTCTTGGATGAGTTTTGACTCAAAATCCCGACCTTGATCAGACAAAATTCTGCCGGGGAATCCATAAGTCATGAAGAACTCATTCCACAGAGCCCTGGCTGTCGTTCTTGCTGTTTGGTCTTTCGTCAGTATTGCCTGTGCGAACTTCGTAAAATGGTCCATGATGACCAGTATGTTCTGCTTTTCCCCTTTGACCTCAATGGTGAGAAAATCTATGGTCAGCAGTTCCAGTGGGTGTGATGCCACGATGGTTGACATGGGCgctttctgcgcatgcgtcccACTGCGAACGCACCGTTCGCAGCTCTGAATTTTCCGCTTGAGATCAGCcgccatgaacggccagaaaaaaCGTGGGGGTCTTGCTGCTGTAACCTCCGCCAGTCGTCGACTGTCAGGGTGGCAAAGTCTGGCTCCCCGCCCTCGGGCTCTAAGATGCCGTCTGGAATGGTGTTTGGGTCCCTTACGACAGCTTCGACAGCTGGGGTGaagttgtcagtgacgtcattgtcacgtgacatgggcgtGGTGTGCCGGGCTGTCTGCTGAGTGGAATGTACTGGCCTTCCTGCACTCTTAGCTGTCAGTATGCTCACAACAGCACTTCGATTTACAACTTGTGGATTGTCGTCTTGAAATCTCCTCGCTTTCTCCAGGAGGAACCCAACTTTCTCGAAGGTGTCTCTgtattcttcatctgcttctggcgGGTCCTGCGGTCGCCTTGACAACCCGTCCGCATCTGTGTGTGTCGAGCCCTGTTTGTACACGAGGTCAAAGTCGTACAGTGACAGGGATGACAACCATCTGTGGCTAACGGCGTCTAACTTTGCATTCTTCAGCACATGGCAAAGCGGGTTGTTGTCGGTAACCACGGTGACGCGGGAGCCCAAGATGTAGTCGTGAAACTTTTCTGTCATGGCCCATTTCAGAGCGAGAAATTCTCGCTTGTGCGCGGGgtagttcacttctgtcttgttgAGCCCTCTGTTGGCGTATGCGATTACCTTAAGTTCgccttgttgatgttggtacagCACGGCTCCAAGGCCagtgccactggcatcacaatgcaggatgaagggctgggaCTGGTCAGCGATGCCCAGCATCGGCTCTGCAGTCAGTACTTTGACCAGGGACTCAAACGCACTTTGTTCTCGCTCTCCCCACAGGTGAGATATGTctgacgacagattgagtgcacCCGCCTTCTTAGCGGTTTTCTTGAGCTTGTGGGGTACATATCCAACAGTAAGGTCGTTCAGAGGCTTGACAATTTGCGTGAACGGGGGAACCCAGCGCCTGTAAAATCCTGCAAACCCCAAGAAAGCTTTAACATCTCGCACTGTTTTGGGGACAGGCCAACTGGTCAGAGCCTCGATCTTTTTAGGGTCTGGCCTAATGCCTTCTGCGGAGATGAGGTATCCTAGGTGTATGACCTCAGTGGTggcaaaatacatttatcgggGTCAAGTTTCAGTTTAAAACTGCGCTTCCTCTCCAGAGCTCTAATTGTTCTATCTTCTAGCTGCTGGAGGTTAGTGGCATGTACTGGAATATCGTCAAGAAAAATTATCAGCTCTGCCAAGTTCATGTCACTCAAGCAACAGTCCATCAACCGCTGAAAGGTCATGGGGGCGTTGACCAGGCCAAATGGCAACCTCTGAAACTCGTACAGTCCGAACGGGGTGGTAAATGCAGAAATCTTCTTCGCTCGCTCGGACAGAGGTACCTGGTAGTATGCCTTCGACAAATCTAGGCTAGTGAAAACCTTAGCCCCACTCAATGTTTCAAAAAATTGTTCAATCTGTGGCAAGGCATAACTGTCTCTCACTGTCGGTGCGTTCACTCTCCTGTAAtctacacacatgcgcagtgcccCGTTCTTCTCCTCACCAGCACAATGATGATGCGAGCATCTAACAACTGTTGCACATGTTGTCTAACCTCCTCCAGGTCCTGTGGAGGTATAGGCCTCGGTCTTTCTCTAATCGATGGACCTGGAGTCAGTTCAATGTCATGCACAACATCTGTCATGTTCAAatcaaattctttttcattaaacacaTCGCTAAATGTTAACAACTTCTTTGTGAATCTGTCTTTCCATGTTTGGTCGACGTTGGCACCAAAACGAAATCTACCCGACAGTTCAGGAACTGTTCCTACCTTCTTCCACGTGGTTGGCATTGCAGTGAGTCCTGCCAGCGTCTTGTGTATCGCAGTTCAGGTCTTGTAACACACTGGGAAGTGAATATTCACTCTGTATGGTGAACAGGTCCGCTACCACACTTTTCCGTTTGACAGTAACGGGTGAATCGGTGGTGTTTAATAAAGTCACCCTAGTCCGCGGAAGAGTGTTTGTTGCCACCTTGCCACTCAGCACGCACACCCTCCGGTAACGCCTCCACTGTCGGCACAGCGtccttgttgatgtttacaccgTGACGCACAATCCCTCGGACATCGGTCGCCGAGCGTGGTGGCAGTGTTATGTCCGGTGTCAGCAGTCGTACCGGGCACAGACGTCCATTGGGTGCACTTGTCGCCTCCCTGTACGCATGAGCGATCATGCCACACAGCGGTAGTCTTGTGGTGAAGTTCCGCCCCGCCATACGTTCGCACTGCCGGGCGTAGGCTCTCAGGATGTTGGTGCCGGCTATCACTGGCAGACGTGACGAATACTCCGTGTCTGGACAGACCAGTAACACTGTGTCTACTTTACTGTCCACACCAACGACATCTTTAGGCagccacaccgacacacgcacaacaccaaTATAGGGCACAGAATGACCGCCTGCTCCTATCACTTGCAGTGTAGAATCCAGGTTTTTCAGCTGTCGATGTCGCATATTTCTGCGGAAAAAAGACTCCGACACAATAGACACCTGCGAGCCGCTGTCTACcaaacagcgtgacgtcacgccgtcGATGCGGATGGGTGATTTGCAGCTCGGTCCTACCAACGCCTCGAGGTTTGTGtttgggtggttttcacgtgacgtcatcagtttttg
This window of the Pomacea canaliculata isolate SZHN2017 linkage group LG4, ASM307304v1, whole genome shotgun sequence genome carries:
- the LOC112562316 gene encoding rhophilin-2-like, coding for MSSEVVKSYLPFPWMTMAQTKHYFYKGCAHFYVAIALLEQTDSEDMDKLQAMFESLYLGSESQDENNGLQIPQSEEERKILGKVHLHEAVLNHEEGLRVHDLCKQMRLTHFGIFYKKYTQGKLCFLFMMAGYCTSLVKMFTKICF